The Panicum hallii strain FIL2 chromosome 5, PHallii_v3.1, whole genome shotgun sequence genome contains the following window.
CCGGGGTCATGCACACGAGCAGCAAGACAGTGATGCGTGAACCATGCCTGCTGTACCTGTACACAATATAATCAGACGTGTATACTTGTGCAAACGAAGGTAGATCAAATATTAATTTTATGGGAATTGAAACTGAAGAAAATTAATAAAAACGGCCAATTCCATGCCAAACAATTCacgtttctttcttttttcttttgccaGGGCATCCATatttccattcccccctcattatgaaaatattaatATAGCCTTTTTTTTGGCTAAAAAATGACCATGCTACTACTCCACACATATGCGGGCCGGGAAAAAATCGCATCGAGGCCGGGAAAAGCAAGTTCTCTGGCCGGAGCCCGGGCAAGCACGGGCGCCGCCGCTGCGTCCATATGCCGTGGCACCGTCCAGTGCAACGACATCCACAAGCTTCTGCCGCCGGTGACTCAGCGGCGAGCCGGCGGCAAGTGCCCCGCACCGTAGCATTGCGCGAAAGAGATGGCGATCGATCGAGGCAGGCGGAGGCTCACGGGAAGTTTGGGCGAGGCGATCACTGCCGGATCGGGATGCGCCGgccgagccttttcttcctCTCTTTTGGGAGGAGGTTGGCTGCACTTTCACTGTGCCGCCTGGCGGACTCGCCGCGTCCCTCTCATCTGATTTGAGCTGCCGTGCTTCATCATTGGAGGGCTCATCATTGAGAGCTCAAGCAACTTGTGCGCTACTAAAAGATCTTGTTGGTTAGGGTCTTCtcttgcttcttcttccccgtgcCTCTGGGCTCCTTCCTTCTTCATTTCTAAGCCTAGCTGGGCTAAGACTAATGCTATGTGAGGCCCGTCCAATCCTCTACTCTCTCTGATAGTCTGATCCATGCACGAAAACTGTGTGTTCTCGTGAATTCAACGGGAGAAAGTGGCCGTTTGGTTCCACgaggctaaactttagccttTCACTTTTAGTTTTACTTTAGCTTTTTGAAGAACCAAATAGGAGGGCTAAAAGTGCAGTGCTTAACTTTAGCCCTTTAGCCCTTCACTTTTAGTTTTATTTTAGCTTTTGGAGAACCAAACAGGAGGGCTAAAAGTAcgttgctaaactttagcctcTAGTAGCACTTTAGCTCCTCCAAGATGGGCTAAATGGGGCTAAAAGTGGTCTTGGATGACAAAAAACTCTCTACCTTTCCCATCCAAGACTTATATGGCATTAATTAGATGACATTAATTAAGGGCAAATGAGTCTTTTGTACACTCTAAGCTAAACTTCCCTTATATCCGAACAGCAAAaggggctaaactttagccctccATTTGAGGAGCTAATCTTTAGCCCTTAGACTAAAGTTTAGCCCTTTGTATCTAAACACACCCGAAGTCATGACAAGCCGAAGTCATAACGAGAGTACTCCTCTCAGTTGGTAGAATTCGAGATAAAGCATAGCATATAGATCAATAAATACAGTAGGAATTTAAATGCCCCACCGCAAATCTCCTTCTAACTATATGCATCGCGTCCTAGAACCTCACTTTACAAAGAAAAAAAGCGAGAATGCCTACTAGAAACACGATTCTATACTTAGAGCATCTCTAAGAGTGCTCAAAATCTACTTCCACTAACTTAATTTTGGATGTGATCAACAAATATAGATTCCAAGAGTTCCTAAAATCAACTCCCAATTTATTCGCGCACCCAAAACACGCAGCACCAGGAGGCAAATTTCCGCCAGGTCCCCACGCTCCCTATCGCAAGTTCGCGCCACTCAGACACCAAAATCGACCGCGCACGGCATCTTCCGCCGCTTCCATCGTCCCTGCGCGCCATTTGCCTCTGCATCGTGGCCACTGTTGCATCGCCTCCCTCCGCAAATGCCGTGCTGGTCAAATCACACTCGTCCTGGTTCCCGTCGCCGCCTCACATGCTGTCGTCTTCTTCGCTCCCGTCGGCACCCAGCGTGCTCCGAAATCGCCATCCGGCCTTCAACGTGTGCTTAGAATTTGATCTTCTGGTGGCACGGTGTCCGCAGcgctctgtttttttttcttctggAGCCGTGGAGTCCTCGGTCGAGGACGTTGTTGCTTGAGGAAAAAATCAAACAGTTGGGCCACGTATGGACGATACGGCAGGAATTCAATTTTTTAGGAGTTAATTATTAGGAACTGTTGGTGAGGAGGGTCTTTTTTGTTCCTACTAATTTTTAGCAAGGTCTAGGTACTagactgtcggtacatacagacaggggtacccttgctagggtgtccaggtcCTTAAGAACTCACAAATACGTAATCTCCCCCTCGGCTTCTGGGGGACGTGGCATACGATCAGggtctgacagctgggaccgtggtctccggaccctccccgagctgccCCGGGTCAGGGGTCTCCGCGTCCCCAGGAAGGTTGGAAGAGCCCTCGGGTAGCTCCTGTGGACACAGTCTCCTCAGAGAGGTCCGGGGGCGCCACGTGTGATGGTCCgcccatcacaggccagcccgcttCGACCGGCcttgggggcccggaccccccttcccccgggaagaGGTCCGGCGCTGCCATGTGCCGTCCTGCTGAGGGaacggggctggccctgccgcgtgcctgcggctggaggccccttacgggtcacctctccacctaccagcatttaatgcggtagctgggccgggcgcgcccaagtcaaaaggagcagcctgccactgacacacgggacAGGTAGGCTGACACTACGGTAAGACCGTCTGTTttcaaggcggcgcgtcgtatcaccgtgcacagtgcgcggactgtgtacagtcccatCACgacgctgcgcgcgtgatgatggcctgtaataggcgagtcaaggcgtgcgctgtaacagtacGCACACAATGGGTCAGCGCTGTTTCACCGCCTGGcgggaggttccatcccaacagtgacagcacgacttcactgttgggcaacgctgtcACCGGACGCTGTGCAAGataaggctgtacacggccatatcctggctgtggatacgcacatcaacttctcgatcgaagaggactacggagaggagctcgaggagatgacctccgtatctctcgtagaacaagctcctgttggccggacccacatgtcggggtcccgcgcagtgtaagcactccccttggactataaaagggagagtgcactcgttagaagaggGGGTTCAGATACACAGGCACAAGTCCAGGCTAAGTTCCAGGCAGGcttacacaatcaatacaacaccaaagtggacgtaaggtattacactccggcggcccgaaccactctaaatctttgtGTCATTCCTGCgctcatctgtccaccgatcgagcgcccctaagtctcctccaaacccatccttaactaggatgaggcgggtgctttccgctaCCCGGCTGGAGCATTCCTCTGACATAGACACTTTTAGAGATGCTCCTAGGATCCATTGGATCTACCCAGTTTCATCATATTGGATGTTTGATAGCagttagaagtattaaataaatgttaattataaaattaattgcataaatggtggctaattcacgagacgaatacattaaatctaattaatccatcattggCGTATGCTTACTTGATCAAAATACGGACTAATTAAGCTTAATGGATTCGTATCGTGAATTGGCCTTCATTTATGCAATGCTTTTGTAATtagactatatttaatacttctaattggtgtTCAAATATACAATGTATGTGAGACTAAAATTTAATCCCCCTTAGAAATCACCCAGAAATTTACCAAGAACAGCTTTTCTCTCACTTTTTGTTTGAAATTCATGCAAAGATTGTGCGTCGCGTTTGCGTTGCGCAGGGAATCCAAACCGTAGCCCGTAGGGGGCGGACGCGGAAAAGCGGATGCCTATTTGTTGCGTTGCGTTGCGGAGCGAGCGGCGGCCACGCCCATCAAAAGCAACCTATCGCtttcagcgccgccgccgccgcgcctgcgACCGACCGTCCCTcacctctctctccccccgcACCTGTCCCCCTCCTAAACCCCCTGCTTGAACCCTACCCACCGGCCCGCCTCCGGCAGGGAGCATGCGCGCCAGGCTCCTCAACGCCCCGTcggccgcctccaccgcctcctccctcccctccgcgggcgcccgcccgcgccgcgcggtcTGGAGGCCCcggggccccgccgccgcgccgccgccgccgccgccgctctcacTGCGCGCCCGAGCCTCCATGCAgcccgccgcgcccctgcccgaACGGTGAGTGGAGTCCCTCCGCATGGCACCAATTCGCGCCGAGTGCGATCGATGGCCGGTACGTGTGGGTGCGTGATGTGATGATGCTCGTGTTGTGTTCCAGGCAGGGCGTCCCGCCGGTGCACGGCGTGTCCAACACGGTGGTTGGGGTGCTGGGGGGCGGCCAGCTGGGGAAGATGCTCTGCCAGGCGGCGAGCCAGATGGGGATTAAGATGGTCATCCTGGACCCCCTCCAGGGCTGCCCGGCGAGCTCCGTTTGCCACGAGCACGTCGTGGGGAGCTTCAGCGACGGCGACGCGGTCCGGGAATTTTCTAAGAGGTAGGCGAAAGCTGCTATCCTATCACGCTTTTGTTTGGAGGTCGTATCTTATGCAATGTTGGTGAACTGCCGTGATTCATCCTTTTTTATTCTTCTGTTAGGTGTGGGGTCCTTACAGTGGAGATTGAGCATGTTGATGCCGCAACACTTGAGAAGCTGGAAAAACAGGGTGTTGATTGCGAGCCCAAAGCCTCTACAATCACGATTATTCAGGCAAACTTTTCCTGATTCTGCCAACCATCTGTTCATTTTTACTGCTTTGAGATTTTAAACACAAAATATATATAGCTTCATAAGATGCTGTATCTAGCTCGTCAGAGATGAAAAATATAATTGCAGCTGCACATTCAACTGATTTGCGCTATGCAAACTGTGAATGCTCTAGCAAATTATTATTGGTTCAATCTCTTGATCATTCAGAACCAGTCGTATCACACAATGTAGTTAGCTGTCGTTTGAGTTCTAGTTTAGTAGGTTCTATCTCCTGGAATTCGTTCTCTTCAGGATATCCTTTTGAACAACTTCATTTATCTGAACATGCAACGTTTGATCTACTGATAGTTCCATACACTCAATTGCAGGACAAGTACAGGCAGAAAAAGCATTTCTCAAAATTTGGGATCCCTTTGCCTGACTTCATGGAAGTAATGCACCAACTTCTAACGAGTTGATTTTATCGTAGCTTCTACTGTCACTATATAATTCGTGGTTTTGATTTGTAGGTAGATACTTTACACAGTATAGAGGAAGCAGGGGAAAGGTTTGGCTATCCTCTAATGGTAAAAAGCAAGAGGTTAGCATATGATGGTCGAGGCAATGCTGTTGCCCAAAAGAAAGAGGATCTATCTTCTGTTGTTGCTTGTAAGGGATTTAGGTTTCTTCTTTGAATTCTAAAAGCTGCACTGTTTCTCTGTTTGAACTGTTTACTAATTTTGAAAATTAGCTTATTTGGGATGCTAGTTTTGTGTCCTTGATTAGCCATTAATCCGAGGTCCATACTTTTTAATTTATTGTTTCTTGGCATTCTTACTTTTTGCAGCGTTGGGTGGGTTTGAGCATGGATTGTATGTTGAGCGATGGACTCCTTTCGTAAAGGTTAGTTAAAATTCAGTTTTATTTGGTTAAGTAAAAAATTGAAATCTTTGGTTGTCAATATTTCGTTGACATCCTGCAGCTATTTTGATTATCTTATCCTGCTTGATCCTAATGGTGCAACTCATCTGTATGTTTGGTAAATTGAACCTCTTATTTTTTGGCCCTCTTTTTGTATTGAAAGATCGTAATAGCTATTTCTCAAGCCATGCTAACTCCCTGGTAGTACCATGGTGGTTTCTGCATATGCACATTATTCTTGGTGCTTGTTCTCGCTCTTCCATATATTGATGAAATGAACACGAACATAGGATGTGTTCTGCAAGTTAGCCAGAAGATATTTGTTTGCTGAAAAATAAAATGTCTTAATGGATGTCATGTTAGGATAAGAAAGACTGGTTTAATTACAACATTTGTTGTTTTTTGGGCACCATAAGGTACTTATGCTAATTACTGTTTATTTGATTTTGTTGTCCTTTCGGTTTAGGAGCTTTCTGTAATCGTGGCAAGGAGCAGAGACGGTTCTACAGTCTGCTATCCTGTTGTTGAAACCATACACAAGTAAGATGTTCTTTTTGTAATGATAATTCGCCATGTTTTCTTGCTTCCTTTCGTTTGCAGTTTGCTCTGTCCTTTTGAGTTTTCGAAATACAACACGTTTGTTTGGAACTTCCAGGGATAACATCTGTCATATTGTTGAAGCTCCTGCTGAGGTATCTGCCAAAATAAAGAAATCAGCTACTGATGTGGCTGAAAAAGCTATCAAATCATTAGAAGGTGCTGGTGTGTTTGCTGTAGAGTTATTTTTAACAGAAGATGATGAGGTTTGTTGGTTCACCTACCTTTATTTCATAATTTAATCCTCCTGGAGCATTGTTGACATTTTTCTCCATTCACTAGATTTTATTGAACGAGGTAGCCCCTAGGCCTCACAACAGCGGGCATCACACAATTGAGTCATGTTACACCTCACAGTACGAGCAGCACTTACGTGCCATTCTTGGAATGCCCCTTGGTGATCCTTCAATGAAAGCACCTGCTGCAATAATGTACAACATCCTGGGAGAGGATGAGGTAGTTGATTCCATATTCTTTTGTGTTCACTTATCATTACATTTTGGACTATATTGAACATTGATTAGGCTACCTTAGCAGGTCTCAAGGTTCTTATTGTAATTATTGTAGTAATATGTTGGACTTTGGTTGTGCTATAGGGTGAAGCAGGATTCTTTTTGGCTCATCAGCTAATTGAGAGGGCATTAAGTATTCCAGGTGCATCAGTTCATTGGTATGCAAAACCAGGTTAGTTCAATCTACACAGTCAACTCCTAAGTCAAGAAGTCAGAAAGTGATGTTCAGAAATTTGTTCTTTCAGAGATGCGAAAACAAAGAAAGATGGGTCACATTACAATTGTGGGACCTTCAAAGGCGAGTGTAAAATCACGCCTGGACAAGTTGCTGCAAAGGGACACGTATGACCCCAAAAAAGGTATTACATTCACTGATAAAAGGTATCATTTCCACCCTATTAGGGCTCATGCAATGGTGGTAGGATGAGCACCAAACCTCCCAAGGGCTGGCACACTTTTCACACGAGCTACTGTTCACTTATGCCGTACCACGCTACTGTTCACGCCAGGCCCAGGGTGGGCTTGTTACATTAGAGATTAGATTCAGTCAGATTGATTTATTATTCCCCTTAATTCTAGAGATAGGTTTCTTAAGGGTACACCCCTTGCTGAGGTTGCAATTTCCCCTGATCCCTTGTTTGGCACTGTCATTGACACGCATGCCAGTGAGATACAGATGGCAAATAAGATATGACACATTTTGCAATGGCTAGTAAGGGATAGCCCCTTTCTTAAAGGTCAAGTCGTCCCCATTTATATATGGATGGGCTTAGATCCCCTTTCATCTGGCAATATAAATGTTCTTAGGAGATTCTCTTATATCCCTGCCATTGTGGTGTGCCCTTTGTTCGTCAGCATGGTTACATTGCTTGGGTAGGCCATCTAAAGGATGCCCACGATGCAAAGAACTCATTTGAATTAACGTGCATGTACGCAGCAAACCTTTATGACACTCGCTGTTATTGTTTAATCTGACACCATGTAATTTCTTTGCTGTTTATACTTGCCACCGTGAATTCTTCATGCTTTCTTATGCCATTTCCATATTCCTTTATTTTGGAACAATCTTTCACATTTTCATTCTAGTTGATTGAAGGAGTGCTGAAACAATGTAAACTTTATTGCAGCTAGCCCTCGTGTTTCTATAATAATGGGGTCTGATTCTGATCTTAATGTAATGAAAGATGCTGAGGTGATATTAAAAAAATTTAATATACCTGTTGAGGTTTGATTTCTGAAATCATTCTCTTTCTAAGATAACCTGCTTTCATACCTAGTCAAGTTTGATGAAAATGTAATTATTATAATATGATGGATATCTGAATATTGCAGACTACAATTGTTTCAGCACATCGTACACCAGAGCGGATGTATGATTTTGCTAAGTCTGCAAAGGACAGGGGTGTTGAGGTCATAATTGCTGGCGCAGGCGGAGCAGCTCACTTACCAGGCAAGTATCAGTTGACAGAAAAACACACTCCTGAATTCACCATGATATTTTGTTTAAACTTTCAAGGTCAAATCCTGTGTCTGTTGCTACACCTCTTTTTCTTATTGTGGCAATTAGGTATATGCGATATTTTAATTGTTCAGTATTCTACTGCATTTTCTTAGAACTAAGTAATGTGGAAGGATGGTATATAGCTGGAGCATTTCACCATTTTATATTCCACCAATTATCAGTTATGTGCTGGAGAGTCTGAAACATAGTATTTTTTCTGGATGAAATGGGTTTAACATTAAACTGTTTGACCTCCATATGCATAGAGCTTACGATTCGTCATGATAA
Protein-coding sequences here:
- the LOC112894377 gene encoding phosphoribosylaminoimidazole carboxylase, chloroplastic — protein: MRARLLNAPSAASTASSLPSAGARPRRAVWRPRGPAAAPPPPPPLSLRARASMQPAAPLPERQGVPPVHGVSNTVVGVLGGGQLGKMLCQAASQMGIKMVILDPLQGCPASSVCHEHVVGSFSDGDAVREFSKRCGVLTVEIEHVDAATLEKLEKQGVDCEPKASTITIIQDKYRQKKHFSKFGIPLPDFMEVDTLHSIEEAGERFGYPLMVKSKRLAYDGRGNAVAQKKEDLSSVVASLGGFEHGLYVERWTPFVKELSVIVARSRDGSTVCYPVVETIHKDNICHIVEAPAEVSAKIKKSATDVAEKAIKSLEGAGVFAVELFLTEDDEILLNEVAPRPHNSGHHTIESCYTSQYEQHLRAILGMPLGDPSMKAPAAIMYNILGEDEGEAGFFLAHQLIERALSIPGASVHWYAKPEMRKQRKMGHITIVGPSKASVKSRLDKLLQRDTYDPKKASPRVSIIMGSDSDLNVMKDAEVILKKFNIPVETTIVSAHRTPERMYDFAKSAKDRGVEVIIAGAGGAAHLPGMVASLTSLPVIGVPVKTQSLSGLDSLLSIVQMPKGIPVATIAIGNAENAGLLAVKMLASRDPELTDKVLKYQDDLRDMVLEKAERLENIGWEEYLK